A window of the Amycolatopsis solani genome harbors these coding sequences:
- a CDS encoding TIGR03084 family metal-binding protein codes for MIDYGLDLSTVPRERALPGLIAEGDELDAFVSAAPDWSRPTPAAGWTIAHQIAHLAAADANVLTAIRTPEAFDAVPKDADLDAAAGAAEPRSDLLERWRTGRAELAAALGDVPLDHAFPWFGSQATAVLMVPLRLMETWAHGQDVFDALGATRRPTPRLRHIAALGVAGRPLSFSAAQSPMPAEEFRVELTGPEGELWTWGPEAAAQRVRGTALDFCLRVTHRRSRAETALTATGEDAGRWLDIARVFL; via the coding sequence GTGATCGACTACGGGCTCGACCTCTCCACGGTCCCGCGCGAACGCGCCCTCCCCGGCCTGATCGCCGAAGGCGACGAGCTCGACGCCTTCGTGAGCGCGGCACCCGACTGGTCCCGGCCGACCCCGGCCGCGGGCTGGACGATCGCCCACCAGATCGCGCACCTCGCCGCGGCCGACGCGAACGTGCTCACCGCCATCCGGACGCCGGAAGCGTTCGACGCCGTGCCCAAGGACGCCGACCTCGACGCCGCCGCGGGGGCCGCTGAACCGCGCTCGGATTTGCTGGAACGCTGGCGCACCGGCCGGGCTGAGCTGGCGGCCGCGCTCGGCGACGTGCCGCTGGACCACGCCTTCCCCTGGTTCGGTTCCCAGGCGACCGCCGTCCTGATGGTGCCGCTCCGGCTGATGGAAACGTGGGCGCACGGCCAGGACGTCTTCGACGCACTGGGCGCCACGCGCCGGCCGACCCCGCGGCTCCGGCACATCGCCGCTCTCGGCGTGGCCGGACGGCCGCTGTCGTTCTCCGCGGCGCAGTCGCCGATGCCGGCCGAGGAGTTCCGCGTCGAGCTGACCGGGCCCGAAGGCGAACTCTGGACGTGGGGTCCCGAAGCCGCCGCACAACGCGTGCGAGGCACGGCGCTCGACTTCTGCCTCCGGGTCACCCACCGCCGGTCCCGCGCCGAAACCGCCCTCACTGCAACCGGCGAGGACGCCGGCCGGTGGCTGGACATCGCCCGCGTCTTCCTCTGA